The region aacgctatggatcttgcaatgtggcgccAGTTTTTGTGggattttgctaggaagatagtttctattgcgccaaagtggtaatagtttaaaaaacctatacaaatgtggtatcaccgtaaccgtagtgacccagagaatacgtgtattatgttattagtgaccgccgatatgaatttttacggcgatcactaatgggctctattctgctgccatcagctctttatggctaTGGTGCAGAATAATGCAGCAGCACCGGTaatgcctgcagccccctcctctccgctatcggaggtagctgaggggttgcgGCAGAGTGTGGTCTCAGTCCCGGCCGGTCatctcaccggtgatcgccgttattaacagtatattggcggccaccggtaactgttattgccagcgcagctgaacgctttaatCTCTTCTCACTGTGAATCCACTGtgggaggagatgaaaacatgtcccccctgtccccagaattaaccctagtgacctggtcactgaccctcccctccctgggcggccatctgatcaaaGATGGCCcctgccatcactgtgaacagactcttttcacagtgatggattcctaaaaatgatcaaagcttcattctctccaccaccggaggtggcggagagcatggggcaatgatcggggactagccggtgtggtcccagtacaagcgatcagcggtatatactatataccactgatcgcttgttccaaatggttccggcacttttttacccctgtcaccaaagtcaagtgcccctgattacctgtaaccaccccagattgcccataaactccccagattactcataaccaccccagattacctgtatccaccccagtTTACCCgtcaccatcccagattgcctgtcaccaccctagattgcctgtaaccaccccagacagcccgtaaccaccccagattgccacagactgcccgtagctaccccaaattaccccagattgcccgtcacctccccagattgcccgtcacctccccagattgcccgtcacctccccagattgcccgtcacctccccagattgcccgtcaccaccccagattgcccgtcatcaccccagatagccagtgaacaccaccagatagcccatcaccaccccagatagccagtaaacacccccagatagcccatcaccaccccagatagccagtaaacacccccagattgcccataaccaccccaggttgtccataaccacaccagattgcctgtcgccacctCAGTTagccagtaacccccccccccccccgagattgtccattaccaccccagatagccagtaaacacccacatatcgcctgtaactaaaatgacactccttctcttctgagccctgctgtgtgcccatacagtggtttatgcccacatatggggtaccattgtactcaggagaacctctgttacaaatgttggggtgctttttctcccctgttcctagtgaaattgagaaatttcaaactaaacaaacctgttattgaaaaaaatatttttttttttcatttttacggtctagttttgaatactttcctccaatacatgtggggtcaaaatggtcaccacacccccagatgaattctttgaggggtgcactttcctaaatggggtgacttttgggggggttctattctgtagacattataggggctctgcaaacgcacctggggctcagaaacttcttcagaaaagtcatgcactgaaaatgctaattggtgctctcttccttctgagcccagctgtgtgcccatacagtggtttatgtccacatatggggtacctttctactcaggagaacctgcgttacatatattggggtatgttttctcctgttcctcgtgaaattgagaaatttcaaactaaactaacaaattattgaaaaaattcaattctttcatttttactgtcttattttgaatacattcctctaatacctgtggggtcaaaatggtcaccacaccccaagatgtattctttgaggggtgtactttcaaaaaGGGGATGACTTTTGGtcggggttctattctgctgacactacaggggctctgcaaaagcacctggtgctcagaaacttcttcagcaaaatctgaactggaaatgctaattggcgctccttccgttctgagccccgctgtgtgcccatacagtggtttatgcccccatatggggtaccgttgtactcagtagaacctgtgttacatatattggggtgagttttctcccctgttccttgtgaaattgagaaattttaaactaaacaaacatattattgggaaaattcatttttttcatttttactgtctaattttgaatactttcctctaatacctgtggggtcaaaatggtcaccacttGGCGATACATGTGCTCTTTCTCTTTTGTACTGCTCTTTTCTACACttttaataaaactgagtttaaaaaaaaatggtcaccacaccccaagatgtattctttgaggggtgtactttccaaaatggggtgacttattcagcaaaatctgaactggaaatgctaattggcgctccttcccttctgagccccaatgtgtgcccatacagtggtttacgcccacatatgggataccgttgtacaggagaatctgcgttacaaattttggggtgcattttctctcatggttattatgaaaatgagataccttaatcttaacaaatatattattggaaaattcctattttccatttttttctggcctaattgtgaatactttcctccagcccctgtagggtcaaaatgctcattatacccctagattaattctttaaggtgtctaataaccaaaatggggtcacttatgggggtttccagtatacaatttgatgatttgctgatacatttctaagccccgtaacaccctaaaaaagtgaaatatgtttacaaaatgaaatcagaataaagaggacatattatatcttatttcttctgactttttctcaggcatacgggttggttcccaaatcatcaaagttacatgctttgctgatgatactttaatatatttagataacccagatctacatgttccggcagtattagatgcattaaaattttttggttccttctctgggtatagaatcaatatacataaaagtcaacttctttacctaactccacataagaggtctacttggggtcctgcgggggtctccatcgctaaatcctatattacttatcttggaatccagattggcagaactccctcttcactatattccctgaactatcgccctataattaagagaataaaacaagatctccagagatgggaatctctaccattgtcaattctaggccgtacccacttaatcaaaatgatgtgttttggaaaactgttatatccaatgcaaacaataccccttttactcaaacattctgacgtttccctactccaatcatatttcactaaatttatttggcaatcaatgagacctcgtattgcctattccactctctgtctccctacttctaaaggtggctctcaatgcccagatattagattatataatttagccgctctctttggccatgctaaagattggattatggacacgtcatatttctccaatattttaattgagaaagctttagcagcaccttggcctttacccaccctgctacatgctaaattaccagaactacccccagaaattaagagaagtgttatctttaaagacaccattgccacatggaaggcgatacgaaaattatatggtttacccttttgcctatcgaaaagatttcctctgtggcattcaccactttacccacctgactcagacaaattgattactcagagtggcagagtgcacatgtttcttctgttggggatctgctggatactaatcccaacactttcttatcatgggatatcgtcagaacacgatttaaattgtcttcatttaatttacctcaatacgattctagaattgaatttcttacttccagagtgcgggacatagcagaagcagagagtgatatagaatttgataatctattcccaacaccactggttcataattctttatcacatacatatggagaacttagatcacgctctcaaaagaatttatctagacaaatttttttcaaaaaatggtcctccgtaattttttcagaggatctgacccaacaaatattgcgaggatctcaactagtgcattctgccactcccaatgtggttctacgtgaaatacatttccgctttatacacaaggctatatatgcctttaatattcctttttccaactcccacacttctcacataaacagttgcccgaaatgttcacttcctaaagcagacttgtttcattgtgcctgggcctgcacgcgagtgcaggaattttgggactctgtgcggctctatcttttgtccacttggggccatgccataccacttctccctcttagttatctttttcattttattgatatagactctactactccctctcctaaattacttacttctaaaggaattcatttaactctattagtttccctgaaatgtttattaagacactggatactggatactctaccagacatttctgaggtaatctccgctctgaaggagatctttcattgggaacttttagatgtattgcgcaccaaagaaaaatcaacaaaaacatttatgtccaaatggacacaatttctaattcatgattttactatagaagagagagactctgtcattaatcaatttaaggacactgattggtattgcatggccgcccaaaagggaactctgggagcactccaaatatcttaagcttttccctttctctgttaaagacaattctctccattctattggtagcatatttgaatatctgacatctataccatgttttaaggtgatattataaattactgtttttctacttatgtttttggtaagactacgttgtattgtatatgataatatatcttttagggtgcgttcacacctacaggatctgcagcagatttgtagcagatttgcagaaaatcagctgcagatcctgtaggtgtgaacgcaccattaaggttaTTACacaggctcattgtatctgtatgatattgtagacatacaatcctttgttgcctgtgagcgactttctttttgaatatgtaatgaattttcaatatgtatgttcaaatattacatgagccactaataaaatatcgtttaaaaaaaaaaagaggacatattgataatgtgacttactaatttttgtcatgtgactttttttttgaaacaaagaatttcaaagttcgtaaagtgctaatttttcatgatattttgatgtttttcacaaaaaaacacacaagacagtgactaaattttgccactaacacaaagtgccatatgtgatgaaaaaactatctcagaatcgctagcatacgttaaagcatcactgagctataagcgcataaagtgagacaggtcagattttgaaaaataagccTGGTCATTAGGGCCCAAATAGGCTTGATCCCTAAGGGGCTAAACGAGCATGTTTTGAGCCTCAACTGCTGCGCGAGCAGGCCATACAATAAGTACAGTATGCCTATGTAATAAATAATGAAAGATTTTCAGGGACTGTGGTGAGAAGCTGTGGTCAGCTTTACTGGGATAGCCCATGGTCTCATTCATTCCCATCATACTAACAGGATTCAAGGAAAAAAGTTATAAAGAAGTTGTCCGACAACCAGCAGATGGCGCTGCAGGCGGCCACATTCTCTGAGCCACGGTAATAGCGCAAAGGGGCGGGGCCATTACTCTGCCGTGTAGCTGGGCATGCGGCCTCACCTCCCCCATTCCTTGGCACTGCGCATGCGCTGGAGGCGTCACTAGGGCCGCGCCGCCCCTATATGAAGCAAGTGAGGCGCTGACTCGTTCCTTTTCCCTCCCCACCCTTCGCAGACACTGAGGCTCCCGCAGACCGCTCCGGGACTCCAGCGCCAAGCCCGCCGCCACCATGATCATCTACAAGGATATTGTCACCGGTGAGTAgcgcactcttccctctacctcATGGCTGCTCAGAGCGGCCGCTTTGTCGGGTGGAGGGCTGTAACTTTCCCCGGCGTGTGGAGGCCGCGGCCGGGCCCTTAGGCGGTGCCGTCGGGTGGATACTGTGAGGAAAGTAACCGTCGCTTCCCCCAGCTGTAGGCGGGCTCCCCGGCCGGCCGCGGTGTGTGAGGGGCGGTCACGTGGTGTGTGCCGGGTGAGGGGCGCTGGCGGTAATGGGGACGCGGTGCCGCTAGGTGGGGCTAGTGTCCACGCGTGATGACTGCGACTACAGCGGCCGGGGAGAGACATTGCCAGGGCCGCCGGCGTGACGTCTCGCCTATTGCTTTGTGCGTCATCACCGGGAAATGGGCGGGAAGATGCGGCTACCCTGGGGAGGGGCGTTGCCGGGCAGATTATACCCGGGTGGGCGGTACGGGAAGAGAGGTTTCTGGCCGCGGTACCGCTCTGTACTGCGGGGACACGCGTAACTCCGGAGCCGCATAGCGGGGATGTGCGCATGCGTAAGGGAGAGTGGCGCGCGGCACCTGAGTGTGAGCTGCTGCTGGGATCTCCGTAGAGCAGTGTGATGGGGCCCGTGTACACCGAGTAACCGGTACTCACAGGGCCATCCCCCGCTCACCGGCTGATTagtgggagcccccccccccccccagggaatGGAGCACTCAGGTCACTGTCTGGAGGTTCTGTActcccctgcagcctccagctgtTACTATACCCCTCCCATAATGCTGCAGTGTACTCACTCTGCCCTTACCTAACGTGTATCATCCACTAACACTATACCACAAGGGCTGTAGGGTGTTGGGTAGTATATTCCTATACTAGATGCCATTGTGTGGAATAGCCAAGAAGATGGGGCGCTCCAGCTTGTGTATTGTAACTACTCAGTGACCCTGTGCACTGGGAGACTCACAGGTTCCATTCAGCATACTGGACACCATGCCAGAAGGCCAAAGGCTCCTGTTAGTCGGTGGGCTCCACAGGTATGGGAGAGAGCCTTACTTTCCATATTACCCCAATGTAGCAAATGAAATCGGATCCATCCTAATACATAAGACAGGATTAATCTGGATTTTGATACCTCTTTGCTGATTGTGTGCTTTGTGTTACAGGAGATGAAATGTTCTCTGACATCTATCCCATCAAGGAGAGCTGTGGTGGGCTGTGCTATGAGGTCGATGGAAGGGTGAGTTGCTGTAGATAGTCTTGCTGATTCTGGAAGTGTTCTAAAAGCTTGAATAATAACTGGACATAACtctataatttttcttttttcttttagataGTCACCAGAGTGGAAGGTCAGATTGATGATGCTCTTATTGGTGGCAATGCGTCTGCAGAAGGATGCCTGGACGAAGGATCAGACTCAACAACGATCAGTGGGTGTGATATAGTATTAAACCACCACCTTCAGGAAACTTGCTTCACCAAGGAGTCATACAAACAGTATATTAAGGACTATATGAAAGCGTAAGTGATCAGACCTGATAATGCACACAACTCTGTGCTTGAGCAGCTGTGTCCTCCTCAGGCCCTCAGGATTTATGCATTCTAAACTACTGGAACAGTCACGTGTCTGAGTGTCTTATTTGCTGGTTTAACTGGAAACCAGCACCCTGTGCATACAGCAGCACCATCAGCCTACTGGACAAGCTGTAAAGAAAAATGGTTCTTGTACTTGTTATACTCTGAAAAGACATAAGCATCAAATGGCTGATAACCTTTCCCCATTTAAACCAGGTGCCTGAAATATATGTTGACATTTTAAAATAGTCTTTTGGATCCAGGACTCTTAGTAGTGTGTGTGGCTTTGGTTTACTTCTAGTTTAAGGTAATCTGTCTGTAGCATGCACAATCTAACCTGCAGGGATGAGGTTTGCTGATCACAACGTGTATTCTGTACTGAGATCTAGTAAAGCTTTAACATGCCAGCAGATTAGTATTGTCTAACCTGATGACTGTTTCCCATTTAACAATAACTAAATTTCTAGGAGGGAAGTGTTAAACAAAACACAAGAACTAGGGGAGGCATATTGGGAATCGGGAGAATTTACTGTAACAAAACTTAACATGTCTTTATCTCTGGATAATAGACAGTCTAGATGGACCGTGTGGCCTTTCTATCTATAAGATGTGGTAAGATAGGATTAATCATTGTGACTTGCCATGTTGCGGGCAGATGTTGGCCATAAAGCCCCTTTCATATGCCCCTCCTAAATGGTCACAATTCTGCAGTATCCTAGTTGATGTAGGGGAATAAGTAATGCACTTgatcacagctctgcttcattatttttttttttttttctaaagcggagttgtgattggttactgCAGTTGCAATACAGTCCCTGGCTCAGTGATAGCCTGCCCTGTGTAGTTGGGAGAAGTCTTGGCCTGCTGTCTGTAAGTTTGCTGCTGGGGATGCAAGTAACTTGGTTGCTGGGACAGTCCTAGAATGAAAGCTGCATTGGGGATTGCAACAAGACAAGTTTGTCAAACAGTTTGGAGGCTTTGCTCCTATGACACAATTCTCAGGTTTTAATTGTCACTTGTATAACTATCTGTGGGAATATTGCAtgcagtttacttttttttttttttcttctcccctcAAGCATCAAAGCCAAACTTGAGAAAAATAATCCAGACAGAGTAAAGCCTTTCATGTGCGGTGCTGCTGAAAAAATCAAAGACATTCTTGGAAAATTCAAAGACTATCAGGTAACTTAAAtgcaagtgttaaaaaaaagaatttttttttttttttttttttttttttttttttcttctaatcggCATGGTCTGTAGTTTTATACAGGTGAGTCTATGAATCCAGAAGGAATGGTGGCTCTTCTAGACTACCGTGAGGATGGCATAACACCCTATTTGACTTTCTTCAAGGATGGCCTGGAAATCGAAAAATGCGTAAGTTGGTGGTTTTTCACTAAACATTAGTAAAAATATTCCTTACTGTCTTAGTCCTTATGACTTTTGTCCTGTAAGTACTGGTGGCACTTCTGCATTCCCTCTTGCATTATTAGCTCTTAACAATCGGGCCCTTTAAATTGGCTTGCAGGTCAGACTTTAGGAATTCTTTCATGGTGGTAGCCCACTGCTGCTTTATAACTTGACTAAATGTAGACAccaatagggctcatgcacactgagaaaaaagacgaggaattgaagaggaatctgctcttaaCTTCTGCTTGAATCTCCTCCTGTAAAAGAATGAACAGAGCAATTTctaattgtgttcaatgggatttccgctctattcacactgcataattttctgccgcagatctgctttctgcccaaagaagtaacatgtcactacTTATGGCAGAATcttctagaggaatcctatagaagtcaatggggcttgcatTCCACTCgcattcagctcctattctgctctgagcagaatagaagaggaattttaagcagaaattactagtcttttgctcagtgttcaTGAGCCCATATACTGCTTATACAATAACTAAGTGGTGAACTTTCAGACAGTACTAGCTTGTATGGATACACAACTATGGGCATAAAGTCTGAATAATATCAAAATTTTATTTACCATGATACATTACACAACATGATTAAGAATCAATattccataatatatatatatatatatatatatataatataaatataaatcttttaaaaaaataaccgCTCAATAATATTACATGTATAAAATCCCCATAAAATGAATATTTACCAAATTGTGAGTGCTAAAAAATGTCTGCTTCAGTGTCCGagatatgtaaacatagccaccaTGTTAGTAAAAGGACTTAACAATTATCTAGACATTACAAATCTCCATGGTATTTACCACTCACCCATATTCACTATGTGGGTCACGACTGTCCCTACGATCGTTTGCCAACACCGGCTTCCTCAGGGAGACTAGTGAGTTGATCAGAACATTGTACTACAGATTGTAGTCCTATTCATGAGCACGCAGAGTGCACATACACGGGAAGGACTATTTCCTTGCACTTAATGTCTttacatatgatgctgcagggtgGCTCGTTACACGTTAAGACAATCACTATATGCTGCTGTCTTTAAAATGCTCTATAGTGGACATGTAATTTTGTGGTAATCAGCTGTCCAGAACTGTTATATTTGAGAACAGCATATGAAAAAAATCGCCACTTTCTAATGTAAATTGCTGCAGGTTTGCAAGCAGACTACATTACACCTgagcatggccttaaagggaattggGTTTTGATAACCTAATCTACACCAGGGCTGTCAAAtgtgggccctccagctgttacaaaaccgcaattcccaacatgcctggacagccaagcttTAGCTCTTGCTGTCCAGGCACAATGTGAATTGCAGTTTTCGGAACAGTGGGAGGGCCTGAGCTTGTCACCTTTAATCTGTGTATATGCACAGGAATCATACCTGGCAGTATGTGAGGTGAAACTTGGTGAACTTGCATCATGCAGATTTGGTATGAAATGGGGATCTGGGGTATATAAACTTTACATTTCCCAAAATGCTCTGCATCTATTGATAGACCATAAGCTTCATTCAGTTGCTTTTTGGTTTGCACTGAGATGCTATAGAGACTTTCCTCGCGCTTTCTGTGTGTCTGATTGTGGCTAAGCAGATTGAATAGAGGAATACATAGCATCCTGAAATGGTGTCTTGAGGACTGACTTGTCTTGCTCTGGTTTCTTATATGTATCCTGTTTTCTTTACAGTAACAGAACTTGGTTCATCTGTCATAACAATCTGCTGCTGCTTCACATCCATACAACACCAGGATTAAGCAAAGTCTTAAGACCTTCAAACTGGACTGTTATCATCATGCTACGTTTCTTTTGACCATAAATTATTGGAGTGGAGACATTATTTTTAAACATTTGTCATTTAGTCCAAATAAAGTTGTCACGCTCCACTCTAAGATGCATCTGTTCTGTTTCCTGACTATAGATCC is a window of Dendropsophus ebraccatus isolate aDenEbr1 chromosome 5, aDenEbr1.pat, whole genome shotgun sequence DNA encoding:
- the TPT1 gene encoding translationally-controlled tumor protein, coding for MIIYKDIVTGDEMFSDIYPIKESCGGLCYEVDGRIVTRVEGQIDDALIGGNASAEGCLDEGSDSTTISGCDIVLNHHLQETCFTKESYKQYIKDYMKAIKAKLEKNNPDRVKPFMCGAAEKIKDILGKFKDYQFYTGESMNPEGMVALLDYREDGITPYLTFFKDGLEIEKC